The stretch of DNA AACCcatatttgaaaaaaaagaagttaaaagcTGTGGGTGTACCACTTTAATTACTTAATTTTTTTCAAGTATTAAATTTTCTGTATACAAAAATATAGTTTGAGCTCCGGGCGTCTGCTTTAGAATGTGATaaatggaccttgggcctaactcaaccctAGCTTATGAGGTGAGAATTGTCtaagaccatataaggagaccaagGACCTCAAATCCCACCGATGTGGGTTAACTCAACACCCCCCTCACGCCCAGCCCGCAAACTGGAGCGTGGACAACATAAATGAGGGCCCAAGATCCatttatcatggtatcagagccaagccCATCCCATTTATTGTTACCGATGTTGGGCCCCCATTTATGTTGTCCACGCTCCAGTTTGCAGGCCTAGGCGTGGGGGGTTGAGTTGTCCCACATCGGAAGGATTTGAGGTCTttggtctccttatatggtcttgggcaatcctcacctcataagctaacttttggggttgagttaggcccaaggtccatttATCAGAATGTGATGTCTGGATATAGAGTGAAATTATCGGAAGAAAGAATTTGCTGACAATTTGTTTTTTCTGGGTGTGAGGGGAATACTAGATCTTTCTTGATGGAATTCTGTATAATAAGCCTGATCTTTTGGTTGTTTGTTGTGGAGTGACAGATTGGGCGTATTCCAAATGAATGGGCTCGATGTATTCTGCCGTTGGTGAGGGATAAGATGATTAGAATTGAAGGGCGTTGCAAATCGGCTCCTAATATATTGGCGATTATGGACTCTGTTCTTTTGTCCATCAGGTACTCTGGGTGAAGTTTTAGTGTTATAGTTTAATATTTGAGGTGAGGAATCCAGTTTCATGAGATACGATACAGACGGTGGTGATTTGATCAACTTTATCTTGTATGCAGAGTGTATATTAATAGCTCCATGTTCCGTAAAAGCCATCAGACATCACTAAAGGCTAGATCTGCAGATGATACAGTTTTTCACCCCCTTCCAACTTTGTTCCATTTGCTCGGACTTACACCTTTTAAGAAGGTGATACTCTCTTTTTGGTTTTGTATGTTGTACGGAGTGGTTGAGGTTTTCTGACCATAGCTATTATGGATTATACCTTCTTTGTACAACTTGTTTATCAGTTGGGATCTGCATATTCTGCCTAGTTATAAGAATTAATCTCATTGATGATTGAATGACATTAATTCAATAAATTCTTTCTTGATCATTATTAGGCAGAATTCACTCCAGCTGATTTATACACGAGGAAGCGGCCTTTGAGCGAACAGGTAAGAAAAGAAGAGAGTTCCCGCTCGTTTTTCCCTCTATTCTCAGTTCTCACTCCTACTTCACCCTCTTAAAGTCAGAGTATCAAGATGTTACAGTTTCTCTTAGTTTTCGCTGCTTCACCCTCTTAAATGCTTCATTTTTCTTCACAGGACAGCTCTGGTAGTCCTGCCTCAGTATTGCACGTGAACTTATCCAAAAGCTCTTCATCTGCAGATGGAGATAAAGTTGAGAATGATGAAACAATTTCTGATACTGATCTTGATTATATTGTTGGTTCAGCTGATAACTCGGAGATACAGGTATGGCCAGCTCAAAAACGTTTGTTTTTTCTATGGAGTTCTCTATGTGTACTAAATACTTTTACATTCACATTGTAGGAAATGGAACCACCGAGTACACTCCAGTGCGAACTGCGACCTTATCAGAAGCAGTCGCTTCATTGGATGACACAACTGGAGAGGGGAAGAAGCACGGATGAAGCAGCAACAACTCTGCATCCATGTTGGGATGCTTACCGTCTCAAAGACGAGTATGTGAATCTTGACATACATGTTTTTTTTCTCCACTTACTCTCGCATTCAGTACACTAAAATTCATTTCAGGAGGGAGCTTGTTGTTTACTTGAATGCATTTTCGGGTGATGCGACCACTGAATTCCCGAGTACCCTTGAAATGGCTAGAGGAGGAGTATGTTGCCGCTCTGCTTCTTTTGCTCTTTGGGATATTTTGTTTCTTTGTGGTGGGTTTTATGCAATTTTCCACTTTATGACTTGAGAGTATCTTGAAGATTTTGGCAGATTCAATGGGGTTAGGGAAGACTATAATGACTATAGCTCTCCTCCTCAGTCATTCTGAAAGAGGTAGATCATCAAGGAGCCAACCTACAAGCCAGCTGTCTGGTGAAAATGGTGAAGCTAGTAATATTTTAGGCCAATCTCCAACTTTTGCAAAGAAATCAGCAAAATTCTCTAGTCTTGATAAGCTCCTGAAACATAAGCCCACACTTATCTCTGGTGGCAATCTGATAATATGTCCAATGACACTACTAGGTCAATGGAAGGTACTTCAAATCTGCTTCAGCTGGCAACATTAGTTTTGCTATGTTTTTTAGGAACTAAAATGGCACATTAGGCATATTAAGCTTTGCATATATAAAATTGTCAAAACCTAAAAGGAAAAGATAAAGGATTTACATATAGATATCTGAAGATGAATCCGTCATTTGTAGGCAGAGATTGAAGCCCATGCACTACCTGGTGCTCTATCTCTTTATGTTTACTATGGGCAGACAAGATCAAAGGATACAAAAGTGCTTGCTCGAAGTGATGTCGTGCTGACAACATATGGAGTGTTGGCCTCCGAATTTTCTACAGAGGTATTATTTTGATTCTTCAAATTATAGTTTTAGACTTTTAGTTCCCGCGTCCACCTTGTTTGCCTATCATTACTTCTTCAGTTCTTTGCGCTAACTTGGTCTAGGTCCTCTTATATTCATTTTTGTGTTCTGTACTTGGTGTAGAATGCTGAGGACAGTGGGGGACTTTTCTCTATTAGATGGTTTAGAGTGGTGCTTGATGAGGCACATACTATCAAATCTTCTAAAAGCCAAATCTCCAATGCTGCTGCTGCTCTTATTGCTGACCGTCGGTGGTGTCTTACTGGTACCCCTATCCAGGTCAGTGTTACAGTAGGGAAATTTGTTAAGAAAAGATTATTAGCATTATTTAGAGGTTAAAGTTTCTATTTTTCTACAAAGTAAAAAATACTGCTTTTGCTATTTTCATAGTTCTTCTCAGCGAGGTAAAAAGATATATTATTGTTTAGAATTCATAAAAGTGGTATATTATTAAGTTTTTTGTCCATCTCTGTATTGCTAGATTGGTCGCGCGTCTTATTCTAATGACTTTGTGTAAGTTTCAAGCATGCCTTGACCCTTGAGtatttatcttatgtgtttcAAAGCTGAGCTCCGGTTTCCTAGTATCTTGCCATTGTTACTGGCTATTGCTATTGCTTTTTCCATCTATTTTTCTGGTTCTTAGGTTGCTGGTACTATCTTTCTATCTTTCTGGcctttgttgttgttactgttctattgtttcttttCATCTTCTTGAGCGAAGGATccatcggaaatagcctctctaccccagggtacgtgtaaggtatgcgtacacgctaccctccccagaccatacttgtgggattatattgggttgttgttgttgttgttgttgttgttgttgttgtgtttcaAAGCTGAATCAGTTGTTTAAACTTAAATTGCTCGATCAGCTGATGATACACTTAACCGAGTAAAGGTATCTTAATTTCATGTATGATGAAACTTGCTGGAGGGTCTGATTACCTAATTTAACTCTTAAGAATTCGTCCTTGGATTTGGAGGAGCTTTTTAACGAAACTGCAGCAGCCTCTCAAATCCTTTACCTCCATTGTTCTGGTCAATAGAAGTACTTCACTAGGCATTTAGCTTTGTGGAGTCTTTGATAAGATAATTCACTAAGGCTAAATATAAACCAAAACCGTAGCATTAGTAGCATTGAGATTCAACGACAGTGCTCATGGCCAGCCAAAAAGGATCTACTGAGAGACTATGACTGCATATTGGATAAAATATATGAATGTCCAGATCAGCTGATAAAAGACAAGCACCGGAAAATACCAGCTTTTCCAATAAGAAAATATctattttcttctcttttgcaaCGTAGGGAAAGAAGGGTGGCATGAACTTGTTGCCATCTTATAGTGGTTTGCCATTGCTCTTATGCTTTTTCAAGAGGTTGCTATTGATAGGCACCTAattttgttatgtgacttactaTTTTCCCGTGGCAGAACAATCTGGAGGATATTTACAGTCTTCTTAGATTTTTGAGGGTCGAACCATGGGGAAGCTGGGCATGGTAAGATACGAATTCCTTGAATTGAAAATTTAACCTTCAAACTTATTTGTCGTCATGAAACGTATCAGAAACTGTGGTGTGGTGCTGGTAATATTGAATATATTATTGTGCTCTTTAGAATGTTATGACTGGATGCTATTTGTGGAGGACATGCTTTGTTGTAAGATTCTCTACCTTTGTACACCTTGTATGCAAGGTTTCTCCATCACTCAATGAAATTTTAACCTAATAAAAAATGTTATAGACGGCAGACTGTAGAGATTGTAGCATATATCTTTTACTGTGACTTTGCCCCAGTTTGTCAAATGATCTACGACAGCTTGATTTATTCATTCATATGGTCTTGTTATCCTGTTAAGATTTGTAAATGACTATTAAATAACCCTGTTTTTacttcataaaaaaaattaaaaaattaaataaccCTGTTTTGAAGCAGCTACTCATTTATATAATCTTCCACTCAAACCTCACTAATCTTTCTGGCATCAGTCTAGATCCTTACCATTTTAGTTTGAGGAGATTGATCCTTAACAGCACTTGCTGCTACAAGTGCTGTTCCTTTTTGTATCTGGTGAAATATGAAGCTAAGTTCTGTGTGAGAAAGTTATTTGCATAATTGATTGAGTTTTCTCATGTTACTGTGATGCCATTCAACATGTTGTCTGCTCGGTCATATTAAGGTGGAACAAGCTTGTTCAGAAACCTTTTGAGGAGGGAGATGAGAGGGGGCTAAAGTTGGTTCAACAAATTTTAAGATCGATCATGTTGAGAAGAACAAAGTCTAGTACAGACAGGGAAGGCAGGTGAGTATTCCACATAGGATTCACTAATCTTATTTCTTTGGTGTCTTCTTTTGTTTGGTTTCGTTTGTTATGGTTACTTTTAGGTTTATTGATATGTTATATTGCTTCTGGTGTTATTGGGTTGCAGACCAATTTTAGTTCTACCACCAGCTGATATTCAAGTGACATATTGTGAACTAACAGAAGTAGAGCGCGACTTCTATGATGCATTGTATAAAAGATCCAAGGTTTTACCATCATCACTCTGTCCATGAAATTCTCGATACTTTTTGCACCTTTAATTCCTTTACCATAGTCCTATATCTCCAATATCAGGTGAAGTTTGATCAGTTTGTTGAGCAAGGACGAGTTCTCCACAACTATGCTTCTATATTGGAATTGCTTTTGCGACTTCGTCAATGTTGTGACCACCCATTTCTTGTAATGAGGTGTGTACTTTTATCCGTGCACCTATTTATCCTTTGAGTTTAATGTTGTGTGGTTTGCTCTTGTCTAAATGAACTTATACTCCAGAAAACATATTGCGCGATTTTCCAACAGGCGCTTAGTTATTCCTTACATTGATGAGTTGGAGAGACTTTGGTTTGGTTTCTAATTTTATTTTGAATGTACGCGATTCTCATTACTCCTCATTACTCCCTCTGACCCAAATTGATATTCCTGTTTCTCATATTGTCAACTTGACCAATTACTGTAATTCACTTAGACTGATTAATTCAAATTATGAATACTACACATAGATATGTAGCAACTATGTATAATACTTGTACTAAATTGCATATCTTAGTCAAGGAACATTTCTAAGACTATAGGAGCGCGAGATAGGATATGGAAAAAAAAGCAGTGTTTGTTTAAACAGATTTTTGTTAACTTACAATCTGTGTGCCAACTCTTGGACTAAATGGCAGCGCTTCTTTTTGCCTATTTATTGAAAGAAAAGCAAGGTGGATCTTTCGAAAACTTTGCAAATGTGGATCCAGGATTATTCTACGAAGTAAATACAGTGTCCAGAAAGCTTATTGAC from Nicotiana tomentosiformis chromosome 11, ASM39032v3, whole genome shotgun sequence encodes:
- the LOC104087055 gene encoding DNA repair protein RAD5A isoform X3 — encoded protein: MGNKIAEELVSTVRSIVGDEYTEMDIIRALHMAKNDPTAAINIIFDTPSFKKLEIVNVVSNSSSNNTGEIQKIEPSTVSSNEGLNINESRIESECDRGSEWWFVGCGEVAGMSTCKGRILKAGEEVEFTYPVEKKKLSSASPAGKFGRGRQAAAACSEIVRFSTKACGEIGRIPNEWARCILPLVRDKMIRIEGRCKSAPNILAIMDSVLLSIRVYINSSMFRKSHQTSLKARSADDTVFHPLPTLFHLLGLTPFKKAEFTPADLYTRKRPLSEQDSSGSPASVLHVNLSKSSSSADGDKVENDETISDTDLDYIVGSADNSEIQEMEPPSTLQCELRPYQKQSLHWMTQLERGRSTDEAATTLHPCWDAYRLKDERELVVYLNAFSGDATTEFPSTLEMARGGILADSMGLGKTIMTIALLLSHSERGRSSRSQPTSQLSGENGEASNILGQSPTFAKKSAKFSSLDKLLKHKPTLISGGNLIICPMTLLGQWKAEIEAHALPGALSLYVYYGQTRSKDTKVLARSDVVLTTYGVLASEFSTENAEDSGGLFSIRWFRVVLDEAHTIKSSKSQISNAAAALIADRRWCLTGTPIQNNLEDIYSLLRFLRVEPWGSWAWWNKLVQKPFEEGDERGLKLVQQILRSIMLRRTKSSTDREGRPILVLPPADIQVTYCELTEVERDFYDALYKRSKVKFDQFVEQGRVLHNYASILELLLRLRQCCDHPFLVMSRGDTQEFSDLNKLAKRFLNGGKETGEGKDVPSRAYIQEVVEELRKGEQGECPICLEAFEDAVLTPCAHRLCRECLLTSWRSSTSGLCPV
- the LOC104087055 gene encoding DNA repair protein RAD5A isoform X1, with translation MGNKIAEELVSTVRSIVGDEYTEMDIIRALHMAKNDPTAAINIIFDTPSFKKLEIVNVVSNSSSNNTGEIQKIEPSTVSSNEGLNINESRIESECDRGSEWWFVGCGEVAGMSTCKGRILKAGEEVEFTYPVEKKKLSSASPAGKFGRGRQAAAACSEIVRFSTKACGEIGRIPNEWARCILPLVRDKMIRIEGRCKSAPNILAIMDSVLLSIRVYINSSMFRKSHQTSLKARSADDTVFHPLPTLFHLLGLTPFKKAEFTPADLYTRKRPLSEQDSSGSPASVLHVNLSKSSSSADGDKVENDETISDTDLDYIVGSADNSEIQEMEPPSTLQCELRPYQKQSLHWMTQLERGRSTDEAATTLHPCWDAYRLKDERELVVYLNAFSGDATTEFPSTLEMARGGILADSMGLGKTIMTIALLLSHSERGRSSRSQPTSQLSGENGEASNILGQSPTFAKKSAKFSSLDKLLKHKPTLISGGNLIICPMTLLGQWKAEIEAHALPGALSLYVYYGQTRSKDTKVLARSDVVLTTYGVLASEFSTENAEDSGGLFSIRWFRVVLDEAHTIKSSKSQISNAAAALIADRRWCLTGTPIQNNLEDIYSLLRFLRVEPWGSWAWWNKLVQKPFEEGDERGLKLVQQILRSIMLRRTKSSTDREGRPILVLPPADIQVTYCELTEVERDFYDALYKRSKVKFDQFVEQGRVLHNYASILELLLRLRQCCDHPFLVMSRGDTQEFSDLNKLAKRFLNGGKETGEGKDVPSRAYIQEVVEELRKGEQGECPICLEAFEDAVLTPCAHRLCRECLLTSWRSSTSGLCPVCRNIVSKQELITAPTDSRFQIDVEKNWVESSKVSALLGELERLRSVGSKSIVFSQWTAFLDLLQIPLSRSNIPFVRLDGTLNQQQREKVIKKFSEEDGILVLLMSLKAGGVGINLTAASNAFVMDPWWNPAVEEQAVMRVHRIGQTQQVMIKRFIVQGSVEERMEAVQARKQRMISGALTDQEVRTARIEELKMLFA
- the LOC104087055 gene encoding DNA repair protein RAD5A isoform X2 is translated as MGNKIAEELVSTVRSIVGDEYTEMDIIRALHMAKNDPTAAINIIFDTPSFKKLEIVNVVSNSSSNNTGEIQKIEPSTVSSNEGLNINESRIESECDRGSEWWFVGCGEVAGMSTCKGRILKAGEEVEFTYPVEKKKLSSASPAGKFGRGRQAAAACSEIVRFSTKACGEAEFTPADLYTRKRPLSEQDSSGSPASVLHVNLSKSSSSADGDKVENDETISDTDLDYIVGSADNSEIQEMEPPSTLQCELRPYQKQSLHWMTQLERGRSTDEAATTLHPCWDAYRLKDERELVVYLNAFSGDATTEFPSTLEMARGGILADSMGLGKTIMTIALLLSHSERGRSSRSQPTSQLSGENGEASNILGQSPTFAKKSAKFSSLDKLLKHKPTLISGGNLIICPMTLLGQWKAEIEAHALPGALSLYVYYGQTRSKDTKVLARSDVVLTTYGVLASEFSTENAEDSGGLFSIRWFRVVLDEAHTIKSSKSQISNAAAALIADRRWCLTGTPIQNNLEDIYSLLRFLRVEPWGSWAWWNKLVQKPFEEGDERGLKLVQQILRSIMLRRTKSSTDREGRPILVLPPADIQVTYCELTEVERDFYDALYKRSKVKFDQFVEQGRVLHNYASILELLLRLRQCCDHPFLVMSRGDTQEFSDLNKLAKRFLNGGKETGEGKDVPSRAYIQEVVEELRKGEQGECPICLEAFEDAVLTPCAHRLCRECLLTSWRSSTSGLCPVCRNIVSKQELITAPTDSRFQIDVEKNWVESSKVSALLGELERLRSVGSKSIVFSQWTAFLDLLQIPLSRSNIPFVRLDGTLNQQQREKVIKKFSEEDGILVLLMSLKAGGVGINLTAASNAFVMDPWWNPAVEEQAVMRVHRIGQTQQVMIKRFIVQGSVEERMEAVQARKQRMISGALTDQEVRTARIEELKMLFA